In bacterium, a single genomic region encodes these proteins:
- a CDS encoding M23 family metallopeptidase — protein sequence MRNNFLEGSRRMMREKWLTLAVAMVVCVGCAQISKKSLPPLLQLTFTKSTIEPGHAMKVIIKSDQIVQAELQTQGQTIRMEPLLGGDGLIQETFISMPLDTIPDAYSVTLTAIDQRGIVFKKYYSYRVVARSPFKVSRLWIKNFGKYNFSSESAIMRHAREAIPLEKRFGTVSGFLWPVRGRISEVFGVKRIYNGGKNTWYHGGIDIAAPGGTVIVAPADGIVLLTRQFEAHGNTTLIYHGFGLVTTYLHQKEILVHEGQTVIQGEKIGKVGTTGSSTGNHLHFQINIHHVKADPFDFLPGK from the coding sequence ATGCGAAATAATTTTTTGGAAGGCAGTCGCCGGATGATGAGAGAGAAGTGGTTAACCCTTGCTGTGGCAATGGTTGTTTGTGTGGGTTGTGCGCAAATTTCTAAAAAGAGTCTTCCGCCTTTACTTCAACTGACATTCACCAAGTCAACCATTGAACCGGGGCACGCGATGAAGGTGATTATAAAATCAGATCAAATTGTCCAAGCGGAACTGCAAACACAGGGACAGACAATAAGGATGGAACCTCTTCTCGGAGGTGATGGGTTGATCCAGGAGACTTTTATCAGTATGCCACTCGATACCATTCCGGATGCTTATTCAGTGACACTGACCGCGATTGATCAAAGGGGGATTGTTTTTAAGAAGTATTATTCATATCGTGTGGTTGCGCGGTCACCTTTTAAGGTTTCAAGATTATGGATAAAAAATTTTGGAAAGTATAATTTTTCTTCAGAATCGGCAATCATGCGGCATGCCAGGGAAGCGATTCCGCTGGAGAAGAGGTTTGGGACGGTGTCTGGGTTTTTATGGCCCGTACGCGGGAGAATATCTGAAGTTTTTGGCGTAAAACGAATTTACAATGGCGGAAAAAATACTTGGTACCATGGGGGCATCGATATTGCGGCACCCGGCGGGACAGTTATTGTTGCACCTGCTGACGGCATTGTTTTATTGACCCGGCAGTTTGAAGCGCATGGTAATACAACCCTTATTTATCATGGTTTTGGCCTCGTGACAACTTATTTGCATCAAAAAGAAATATTGGTCCATGAGGGACAGACCGTGATACAAGGGGAAAAAATAGGGAAAGTCGGGACAACCGGCTCTTCGACCGGGAATCATCTTCACTTTCAAATTAATATACATCATGTGAAAGCAGATCCGTTTGATTTTCTTCCTGGGAAATAA
- a CDS encoding OmpA family protein — MRLLKALMITLILLIMAMPVAATRDPNTISGRLSARSTGIAGSSVAIPGTSESVFSNPAALVQVGWPELAIGFGNQDLGDQRQYYLSGSIPVITGLVTGIGFTAIHFPLRSVVDDRSLLVSLAFPLSRNGQLLLGVTGKYLRHTIFAFGMPAEGGGLDLGLLYNVFDDPDGKSLQIGLALLDAQTTLKFDQEDIMLPSLFRAGGYYAPSSELAFTLTFENQNSSNRYFESFQVLRVGIENRFSLVGGVGLTGRLGYIQRFDEKGLITAGVGTDFFDWRIDYAFQLPVVLHDAYHVISLSWGFDKEQKKSMRTKKRTKFLADEKGKPEKKKDDLFSALESAAELEDAFAVAKEEKPVATKKTELVYAATVVEEDDEEDDYTYQLPVPVGPAGQMNASLGVAPEMPASFSGRFSGRRSAGGFNIQQQDLRLHVVVNPFSPNNDGRQDRTIFVGRLVTDQLRVARWILTLSRSGEVVRYFKGGTRLPRNLEWDGRDRNGKRLSDGKYRAVLRVMDQHNMELAAASQDVEIRTKAKSFSLESPGDRMLAGKKNEKPLVFRFPKIPGSSDWKFSILNPSGKRVFRKSGNGALPESVKWVPTRKSVAAAGTYTGKIVFSDDVGMRSKASTTFQIRYAKFGVSLSAEPKLFKPQAKQGEGVRFAIAVNGKMKIRSWRLAVFEKSENGKIKEFQGKGIPPAEILWDGLQADGKSVQGGGVYFGRVTVVSALGTRTVSESSELQCDVGAYSGQKALSINLVRVRFKKGDAVLDEKAKSVLANAASTLNKYPTDYLLRVHGYCSRKEAAGSEMVLSRNRAETVAAFLAQLAAIPAGKIQVIGRGSVDPIAKGNTAADARKNQRVEVVLYAK, encoded by the coding sequence ATTGCCGGTTCCAGTGTTGCTATTCCCGGTACAAGTGAGTCGGTATTTTCAAATCCGGCAGCACTTGTTCAGGTTGGGTGGCCTGAATTGGCAATCGGATTTGGCAACCAAGATTTGGGTGATCAACGCCAATATTATCTTAGCGGATCAATCCCGGTTATTACCGGTTTGGTAACCGGGATTGGTTTTACTGCCATTCATTTCCCATTACGTTCAGTTGTTGATGACCGTTCGTTACTGGTTTCGCTTGCTTTTCCATTGTCGCGGAACGGACAGTTACTGCTGGGTGTGACCGGGAAATATTTACGTCACACGATTTTCGCGTTTGGTATGCCGGCTGAGGGCGGCGGCTTGGATTTAGGACTGCTCTATAATGTTTTCGATGATCCTGATGGAAAATCACTACAAATCGGTCTGGCACTTCTCGATGCGCAAACCACGCTTAAATTCGACCAGGAAGACATTATGCTTCCCAGTTTGTTTCGCGCGGGGGGGTATTACGCTCCATCTTCAGAACTTGCCTTTACACTTACCTTTGAAAACCAGAACAGTTCCAATCGTTATTTTGAGTCATTTCAGGTGTTGCGCGTTGGCATAGAAAATCGTTTTTCCCTTGTCGGCGGTGTAGGTCTTACCGGACGATTGGGTTATATACAACGATTTGATGAAAAAGGTTTGATAACAGCGGGCGTGGGCACGGATTTTTTTGATTGGCGAATTGACTACGCTTTTCAGCTCCCGGTGGTGCTGCACGATGCCTATCATGTAATTAGTTTATCCTGGGGTTTTGATAAAGAACAGAAAAAATCAATGCGGACGAAAAAGCGGACGAAATTTTTAGCGGATGAAAAAGGGAAACCGGAGAAAAAAAAAGATGACTTGTTTAGTGCTTTGGAAAGTGCGGCCGAACTGGAAGACGCATTTGCGGTGGCCAAAGAGGAAAAACCGGTAGCAACAAAAAAAACGGAATTGGTCTACGCGGCGACTGTGGTGGAAGAAGATGACGAAGAGGATGATTATACCTATCAGCTTCCTGTGCCGGTGGGCCCGGCAGGGCAGATGAATGCTTCCCTTGGTGTTGCGCCTGAAATGCCGGCCTCTTTTTCCGGGCGGTTTTCCGGTCGGCGGAGTGCGGGCGGGTTTAATATCCAGCAGCAAGATTTACGTTTGCATGTGGTGGTGAACCCGTTTTCTCCGAACAACGATGGGCGGCAGGACAGGACGATTTTTGTTGGACGCTTGGTGACCGATCAGCTGCGCGTCGCGCGATGGATTTTGACGCTTAGTCGTTCGGGTGAGGTTGTTCGCTATTTTAAAGGGGGAACGCGGCTGCCAAGAAATTTAGAATGGGATGGTAGGGATAGAAACGGTAAACGTTTGTCTGATGGAAAATATAGAGCTGTTTTGCGCGTGATGGACCAACATAATATGGAATTGGCGGCAGCATCGCAAGACGTTGAAATTCGCACGAAAGCAAAATCTTTTTCGCTTGAAAGCCCTGGTGATCGGATGTTGGCCGGTAAGAAAAATGAAAAGCCCCTGGTTTTTAGGTTTCCTAAAATTCCGGGGAGTAGTGATTGGAAATTCAGCATTCTCAATCCGTCAGGAAAACGCGTATTCCGAAAAAGCGGAAACGGTGCGCTTCCCGAGTCGGTGAAATGGGTTCCCACTCGAAAAAGCGTGGCTGCAGCCGGGACATACACCGGCAAAATAGTGTTTAGCGATGATGTGGGCATGCGATCCAAGGCGAGTACTACTTTTCAGATTCGCTATGCTAAATTCGGGGTATCGCTGTCGGCTGAACCGAAATTATTTAAACCACAAGCAAAACAGGGTGAAGGCGTTCGATTTGCAATCGCCGTGAATGGGAAAATGAAAATTCGGAGTTGGCGGTTGGCGGTTTTTGAAAAATCCGAAAATGGAAAAATAAAGGAATTTCAAGGCAAGGGGATACCGCCGGCGGAAATTCTATGGGATGGATTGCAGGCGGATGGCAAATCGGTTCAAGGCGGTGGTGTTTATTTTGGTCGCGTGACTGTTGTGTCTGCTTTGGGAACGCGGACGGTTTCAGAAAGTTCGGAATTGCAGTGCGATGTTGGCGCCTATTCCGGACAGAAAGCACTTTCGATTAATTTGGTGCGTGTGCGTTTTAAAAAAGGTGATGCGGTTTTGGATGAGAAAGCCAAAAGTGTTTTGGCAAATGCTGCGAGTACTTTGAATAAGTATCCAACTGATTACTTATTACGTGTGCATGGTTATTGTAGTCGTAAAGAGGCGGCCGGCAGTGAAATGGTTCTGTCACGTAACCGGGCAGAGACGGTCGCTGCGTTTCTTGCGCAGTTGGCGGCGATACCTGCCGGGAAAATTCAGGTTATTGGCCGGGGGAGCGTGGATCCGATTGCGAAAGGTAACACAGCTGCAGATGCCAGGAAAAATCAGCGGGTTGAAGTTGTTTTATATGCGAAATAA